The Manihot esculenta cultivar AM560-2 chromosome 11, M.esculenta_v8, whole genome shotgun sequence genome includes a region encoding these proteins:
- the LOC122725173 gene encoding uncharacterized protein At3g28850-like: MDAGYLDEIQMITCSKKVRLPAVFLGGKYVGGAEEIKEMNESGELSKLIGGLPFVGNNSFCDVCGELRHVLCAQCNGSHKIYSEKHGFTTCTSCNVNGLVKCGLCYPVNRRRMST, translated from the coding sequence ATGGATGCCGGGTATCTCGACGAGATACAGATGATCACATGTTCTAAAAAGGTTAGGTTACCTGCAGTTTTCTTAGGTGGGAAGTATGTTGGTGGGGCCGAGGAGATCAAGGAGATGAATGAGAGTGGTGAGTTGAGTAAGCTGATTGGTGGGTTACCCTTTGTAGGAAACAATAGTTTCTGTGATGTTTGTGGAGAGCTGAGACATGTTCTTTGCGCACAGTGCAATGGCAGCCATAAGATCTACTCTGAGAAGCATGGGTTTACGACCTGCACATCGTGCAATGTAAACGGTCTGGTTAAGTGCGGCCTATGTTATCCCGTGAACCGGCGGCGAATGTCAACTTAG